One region of Solanum pennellii chromosome 6, SPENNV200 genomic DNA includes:
- the LOC107023027 gene encoding uncharacterized protein LOC107023027, whose protein sequence is MHGRIQREQGQVCKKGSGSGGQHMPATTTRRTVDVGGSSIVNTVTADSFCKDGRKIRVGDCALFKPPHDSPPFIGIIRRLRLGKDNNLQLGLNWLYRPAELKLSKGILLDTTPNEIFYSFHRDETPAASLLHPCKVAFLPKGAELPTGISSFICRRVYDISNKCLRWLTDRDYINEQQKEVDQLLYKTQVEMHATVQPGGRSPKPMNGSISSSQLKTGSDNIQSSVASFPSQVKGKKRERGEQGSESIKRERSVKSDDSESVLKSEISKITEEGGLVDCEGAAKLVQLMQPDRVDRKMDLTSRSMLASVVAATDKFDCLAKFVQLKGLPVLDGWLQDVHRGRIVEVSNSKDGDISIEEFLLVLLRALDRLPVNLQALQMCNIGKSVNHLRQHKNMEIQRKARSLVDTWKKRVEAEMNMIDSKSGSNQAVTWPSKARLPEAYHSGEKNAGGSTDATRSSVTQFSASKTTSIKPTPVETNMKSACSSPGPIKQASPPSSGKVGQPRISAFGSSDVPLAREDKSSSSSQSHNHSQSLSGKEDARSSTAVSMSSIKISSGGSRHRKSINGGPGPSVSAGQKEGSTNRSSSLHRNPTTEKSLQSALSGEKAVDVPAVEGSCHKLIVKIPNKGRSPARSVSGGSCEDPSIMSSRASSPVLSEKNDQLDRNFKEKKDAYRSDVTINVNTESWQSNVLKDVLTGSDEGDGSPVAVLEEERRKTAGEGRKSAEVAKPGSSSSGTELKSGKLHEASFSSMNALIESCAKYSEANASMSLSDAVGMNLLASVATEEMSKSGRVSPFVSPQGDSPSGGETCTGDELKSKTSPVDSSSGDHSGRNDGDANGDKEKQFVVANTSWSEGKLHANRSAMTDFNRERRPSSSPSEETTTGECFNSSCTDSQMAGNLKSGVNEKLVEMEKSAAAPCNVFEKASDGEQSRQFHEEKVISTKTLDNVLDGESVGHGSSIGEDKVINGLVSIEGLKRPVGISAFKYEGDDKNDVSRVLGVASTEVKPPSVVVKSEAKERGDKEELQQTGYSRDTIAGKGGHSDEMDANSVFKSEQPNSDKKTVDTSVIEDKAASECNLAIRNLTKDEPKAEEMTKHDSGSGLLTKKETPGFSNAEVENVESRESKYSGVEADRPKECVSIKGENSSSSAAAAPDSASKMKFDLNEGFISDEGKYGESINSTGPGCLSNVQIMSPSTFAVSSVSSSLPASITVAAAAKGPFVPPEDLLRVKGEFGWKGSAATSAFRPAEPRKPPDMHSNSMTISVTEASTSKHGRPPLDIDLNVADERVLEDINSQDCALAIGSAVDHITNLVSSKNKCSGPPLRSFGGLDLDLNRVDEPNDVGQCSLSSSHRLEGAVFPTRASSSSILPTAEVRRDFDLNNGPGVDDSCAEQPLFHQSHQGNMRSQLNASSLRVNNPEMGNLSSWFAPGNSYSTMTIPSMLPDRGEQPPFPIIPPGAPRMLGPSAAGSPYTPDVFRGSVLSSSPAMPFPAAPFQYPVFPFGTTFPLPSGTYAVGSTSYIDSSSGGRLFTPPMNSQLLGAVAPQYPRPYMVSLPDANSNGATDHNRKRSRQGLDLNAGPGAVDLEGKEESLVSRQLDEHGRMYPVAGGLLKRKEPEGGWDSESYRFKQSPWQ, encoded by the exons ATGCATGGGAGGATACAGAGGGAACAAGGTCAGGTTTGTAAAAAGGGGAGTGGAAGCGGTGGTCAGCACATGCCGGCGACGACTACAAGGAGGACTGTAGACGTCGGTGGTTCATCTATTGTTAATACTGTTACTGCTGATTCCTTCTGTAAG GATGGTCGCAAAATTCGTGTGGGAGATTGCGCTTTGTTCAAACCACCGCATGATTCACCGCCTTTCATTGGAATAATACGTAGGCTTAGATTGGGTAAAGATAATAACTTGCAATTAGGTCTTAATTGGCTCTATCGTCCCGCTGAGCTGAAGCTTAGCAAGGGCATCTTGCTGGACACCACGCCCAACGAAATCTTTTATTCCTTCCATAGGGATGAGACTCCAGCTGCATCATTACTCCATCCATGTAAAGTTGCATTCCTTCCTAAAGGGGCTGAACTTCCAACAGGGATATCTTCATTTATCTGTAGGCGGGTTTATGACATTTCAAACAAGTGCTTACGTTGGTTAACTGATCGAGATTATATTAAC GAACAACAAAAAGAGGTAGATCAGCTGTTATACAAGACACAAGTAGAGATGCATGCAACAGTGCAGCCGGGTGGTCGTTCTCCTAAACCGATGAATGGCTCTATATCGTCGTCACAATTGAAAACTGGTTCTGATAATATACAAAGTAGTGTAGCTTCTTTTCCTTCACAAGTCAAGGGAAAGAAAAGGGAGCGAGGAGAACAGGGCTCTGAGTCCATCAAACGGGAACGTTCAGTTAAATCTGATGATAGTGAAAGCGtcttaaaatctgaaatttctaaaataacAGAGGAAGGAGGACTTGTGGACTGTGAAGGGGCTGCAAAGCTTGTTCAGCTCATGCAACCGGATAGAGTGGACAGGAAAATGGATTTGACTAGTCGTTCGATGCTTGCAAGTGTTGTTGCTGCAACCGACAAATTTGATTGCCTTGCTAAGTTTGTACAGTTAAAGGGTTTGCCTGTGTTAGATGGATGGCTTCAAGATGTTCATAGAGGGAGGATTGTTGAAGTTAGTAATAGTAAGGACGGTGATATCTCCATTGAGGAATTTCTCTTGGTTTTGCTTCGAGCACTCGATAGGCTTCCTGTGAATCTTCAAGCACTACAGATGTGCAATATTGGTAAATCTGTTAATCACTTGCGCCAACATAAAAACATGGAGATTCAGAGGAAGGCGCGAAGCTTAGTTGACACATGGAAGAAACGCGTCGAAGCTGAAATGAACATGATTGATTCTAAGTCTGGCTCAAATCAAGCTGTCACGTGGCCCTCTAAAGCACGACTGCCTGAGGCTTATCATAGTGGTGAGAAAAATGCTGGTGGTTCCACTGATGCAACAAGGAGCTCAGTTACACAGTTTTCTGCATCCAAGACAACCTCAATCAAGCCTACACCAGTGGAAACTAATATGAAGTCTGCATGCTCTTCTCCAGGCCCAATAAAACAAGCATCACCTCCTTCATCCGGAAAAGTGGGTCAGCCAAGAATTTCAGCTTTTGGTTCCAGTGATGTTCCTCTGGCTAGGGAAGATAAGAGCAGCAGTTCTAGTCAGTCTCACAATCACAGTCAGTCCTTATCAGGGAAGGAGGATGCAAGGAGTTCAACTGCTGTTTCAATGAGCAGCATCAAGATCTCTAGTGGTGGTTCTCGGCACCGCAAGTCGATAAATGGTGGTCCTGGACCGTCGGTTTCTGCAGGTCAAAAAGAAGGTTCTACAAACAGAAGTTCTTCATTGCACCGGAATCCTACCACTGAGAAGTCGCTGCAGTCTGCATTGAGTGGTGAAAAAGCGGTTGATGTGCCAGCTGTAGAAGGGAGTTGTCACAAATTGATAGTAAAGATACCAAACAAAGGCCGCAGTCCTGCGCGGAGTGTCAGTGGAGGATCGTGTGAAGACCCTTCAATCATGAGCAGCCGAGCTTCTTCTCCTGTGCTTTCTGAAAAGAATGATCAGCTTGATCGTAAttttaaggagaagaaagatgCATATCGATCAGATGTTACTATTAACGTGAATACAGAATCATGGCAGAGCAATGTTTTGAAAGATGTACTCACTGGATCTGATGAGGGTGATGGATCACCTGTTGCTGTTCTGGAGGAAGAACGGAGAAAAACTGCTGGTGAGGGCAGGAAATCAGCTGAAGTTGCCAAACCTGGTTCTTCATCATCAGGAACTGAATTGAAGTCAGGAAAGCTGCACGAAGCTTCATTCAGCTCCATGAATGCATTGATTGAGAGCTGTGCAAAATATTCTGAAGCAAATGCATCCATGTCGCTAAGTGATGCTGTTGGAATGAATCTGCTAGCCAGTGTAGCTACTGAAGAAATGTCCAAGTCTGGGAGGGTTTCACCTTTTGTTTCTCCCCAAGGAGATAGCCCTTCAGGTGGGGAGACCTGCACAGGTGATGAGCTTAAGTCAAAGACATCTCCTGTAGATAGTTCTTCAGGTGACCATAGTGGGCGAAATGACGGTGATGCTAATGGTGATAAAGAGAAACAGTTTGTTGTTGCTAATACGTCGTGGTCTGAGGGTAAACTACATGCTAATAGAAGTGCAATGACGGATTTTAACAGAGAAAGAAGGCCCTCTTCATCTCCTTCTGAAGAAACAACCACGGGAGAGTGCTTTAATTCATCCTGCACTGATTCACAGATGGCTGGAAATTTGAAATCAGGTGTTAATGAGAAGTTAGTTGAGATGGAAAAGTCTGCTGCGGCTCCTTGCAATGTATTCGAAAAAGCAAGTGATGGTGAACAGAGCAGACAATTCCATGAGGAAAAAGTAATTTCCACTAAGACACTTGATAATGTTCTAGATGGCGAATCAGTTGGACATGGTAGTTCAATAGGAGAGGACAAAGTCATTAATGGCCTTGTAAGCATAGAAGGCTTGAAACGACCAGTTGGAATTTCTGCTTTTAAATATGAGGGCGACGACAAGAATGATGTGAGTAGGGTGTTAGGTGTTGCTAGTACAGAGGTGAAACCGCCTTCGGTTGTGGTGAAATCTGAAGCTAAAGAGAGAGGTGACAAGGAAGAGCTGCAACAAACTGGTTATAGTCGAGACACTATTGCAGGGAAAGGTGGACATTCTGATGAAATGGATGCAAATAGTGTTTTTAAGTCAGAACAGCCAAATTCTGATAAAAAGACTGTTGATACTTCAGTTATTGAGGATAAAGCCGCATCTGAATGTAATTTAGCTATAAGGAATTTGACAAAGGATGAACCTAAAGCTGAAGAGATGACGAAGCATGATTCTGGCAGTGGATTACTTACTAAGAAAGAGACACCTGGATTTTCTAATGCAGAAGTGGAAAATGTGGAATCAAGAGAATCTAAATACTCTGGTGTAGAGGCAGATAGACCAAAGGAATGCGTATCCATCAAAGGGGAAAATTCTTCAAGCTCTGCTGCTGCTGCCCCAGATTCAGCTTCAAAGATGAAGTTTGACTTAAATGAAGGTTTTATTTCTGATGAGGGGAAATATGGGGAGTCAATCAACTCGACAGGCCCTGGGTGTTTGTCAAATGTCCAAATAATGAGCCCATCAACATTTGCTGTCTCTTCTGTTTCCAGTAGCCTTCCTGCTTCCATTACGGTGGCTGCTGCTGCCAAAGGACCTTTTGTCCCACCAGAAGATCTATTGAGAGTCAAAGGGGAGTTTGGATGGAAAGGATCAGCAGCCACAAGTGCATTTCGTCCGGCTGAGCCAAGAAAACCCCCTGACATGCATTCAAATTCCATGACCATCTCTGTTACTGAAGCTTCTACCAGCAAGCATGGTCGACCTCCACTAGATATTGATCTGAATGTAGCTGATGAAAGAGTTTTGGAGGATATAAATTCTCAGGATTGTGCTTTAGCAATAGGTTCTGCGGTGGACCATATAACTAATCTtgtttcatcaaaaaataaatgttcAGGCCCTCCTCTTCGTAGTTTTGGAGGACTTGATCTCGATTTGAATAGAGTTGATGAACCTAATGATGTAGGTCAATGCTCCTTGAGTAGCAGTCATAGATTAGAGGGTGCTGTTTTTCCCACAAGAGCATCTTCATCCAGTATCTTGCCAACTGCAGAAGTGAGGAGGGACTTTGATTTGAATAATGGGCCTGGTGTTGATGATTCATGTGCAGAACAGCCTCTATTCCACCAGAGTCATCAGGGAAACATGCGATCCCAACTAAATGCTTCTAGCCTCAGAGTGAACAATCCAGAAATGGGAAACTTATCATCTTGGTTTGCTCCAGGGAATAGTTACTCAACGATGACAATTCCATCAATGTTGCCTGATCGGGGGGAGCAGCCACCATTTCCAATAATCCCACCCGGTGCCCCACGAATGTTAGGTCCATCTGCTGCTGGTTCCCCTTATACTCCAGATGTTTTCAGGGGTTCGGTATTGTCATCATCACCTGCTATGCCATTCCCCGCTGCCCCATTCCAGTATCCTGTGTTCCCTTTTGGAACTACTTTCCCACTTCCCTCTGGAACATATGCTGTTGGATCAACCTCTTATATTGATTCATCCTCGGGTGGAAGACTTTTCACTCCGCCTATGAATTCACAGTTGCTAGGTGCTGTGGCACCTCAATACCCAAGGCCTTATATGGTTTCCCTTCCCGATGCTAACAGCAATGGAGCCACCGACCACAACAGAAAACGGAGCCGGCAAGGTCTGGATCTGAATGCAGGTCCTGGAGCTGTTGACTTGGAAGGGAAAGAAGAGTCGTTGGTATCGAGGCAACTGGACGAGCATGGGAGGATGTATCCTGTAGCTGGAGGTCTACTGAAGAGGAAGGAACCCGAGGGAGGATGGGACAGTGAGAGCTACAGGTTCAAGCAATCACCGTGGCAGTAG